In one Arachis duranensis cultivar V14167 chromosome 9, aradu.V14167.gnm2.J7QH, whole genome shotgun sequence genomic region, the following are encoded:
- the LOC107468010 gene encoding transcription factor bHLH30 — protein MKQEINHNQHQGECSYSSSSYNMMHQHNMMMMSDEMIFGGGRGFINSNNMNMMNMNMNMLSSSDQMMHQQQQQQQQPWSMPSIQELPFNNHESFIVPPQQQQQQASPYASFFNSRRVHPSSSSSMQFAAAYHHHEGATSSFDLQAELSKMTAQEIMEAKALAASKSHSEAERRRRERINNHLSKLRSLLPSTTKTDKASLLAEVIQHVKELKRQTSMIAETSSVPTESDELTVDDASDEDGKLVIKASLCCEDRSDLLPELIKTLKSMKLRTLKADITTLGGRVKNVLFITAEQDYYSSSTGNEDHHHQHDHNNSYQYCISSIQEALKAVMEKSNGGVGNEPGSSSASVKRQRTNIISSIS, from the exons ATGAAACAGGAGATAAATCATAATCAGCATCAAGGGGAGTgttcttattcttcatcttcttacaATATGATGCATCAACAcaacatgatgatgatgagtgatgAGATGATCTTTGGAGGAGGAAGAGGCTTCATCAATAGCAACAATATGAACATGATGAACATGAATATGAACATGTTGTCTTCTTCTGATCAAATGATGcatcagcagcagcagcagcagcagcaaccaTGGTCCATGCCATCAATACAAGAACTACCCTTCAACAACCATGAATCGTTTATTGTGCctccacaacaacaacaacaacaagctTCACCATATGCAAGCTTCTTCAACAGTAGAAGGGTTCATCCATCATCGTCATCTTCCATGCAGTTTGCAGCAGCATATCATCATCATGAGGGTGCTACTTCATCATTTGATCTGCAAGCTGAACTGAGCAAGATGACTGCTCAGGAAATCATGGAGGCTAAGGCTCTTGCTGCTTCCAAAAGCCACAGTGAAGCTGAGAGGAGGCGTAGAGAGAGGATCAATAATCATCTTTCTAAGCTCAGAAGCTTGTTGCCTAGCACCACCAAA ACAGATAAAGCATCATTGCTAGCAGAAGTGATTCAACATGTGAAGGAACTGAAACGGCAAACATCAATGATCGCAGAGACGAGTTCAGTTCCAACAGAATCCGACGAGCTCACTGTGGACGATGCATCTGATGAAGATGGCAAATTGGTAATTAAAGCCTCTTTGTGCTGCGAAGATAGGTCCGATCTCTTGCCTGAACTCATCAAAACCTTGAAATCAATGAAGCTTCGAACCCTCAAAGCAGATATCACTACACTCGGTGGCCGTGTCAAGAACGTCTTGTTCATCACCGCTGAACAAGATTACTACTCATCATCCACCGGCAATGaggatcatcatcatcaacatgaCCATAATAATAGTTACCAATACTGCATTAGTTCAATACAGGAAGCTTTGAAGGCAGTTATGGAGAAAAGTAATGGCGGTGTTGGGAATGAGCCTGGTTCTTCTTCTGCAAGTGTCAAGAGACAAAGGACTAATATCATATCCTCCATATCTTAG